A window from Dysidea avara chromosome 2, odDysAvar1.4, whole genome shotgun sequence encodes these proteins:
- the LOC136245164 gene encoding OTU domain-containing protein 5-A-like: MKVQANLKRTENLTYQYSEDQVDLVTDLNKETEELFNRFQSYLPKKDGLVMRPRGNQSVVIMKRKIRKAKLSLVCSSLPTPAKRQKPSTQHVGSIADRKRKLQDSGKHAASTTSSVKALRPSRNKGCGDCDGCTAENCGRCKHCRDMKKFGGKGRRKQKCLAHCCTLQHKKNNTGGFEDPESSLKDVQRKLLPICADGNCMFRSFSVIMYGSEVFHTKVRMVLHKYIMENQKDFSTYVSGEMVTHLKSSMELGRWGTHVELKAAAGITQLPIYVYTPTLRADGQYAWNKIVPCTHSPPLDTVSIPDHLKDLGLNHIELCHTKGIHYDIIVCADGSYPGDIPKHTFCM, encoded by the exons ATGAAAGTGCAGGCAAATTTGAAGAGGACTGAAAACCTAACTTATCAGTATTCTGAAGATCAGGTTGATCTTGTGACAGACCTTAACAAAGAAACAGAGGAATTGTTTAACAGATTCCAGTCTTATTTACCTAAAAAAGATGGTTTGGTGATGAGGCCTAGGGGAAATCAAAGTGTTGTCATCATGAAAAGAAAGATCCGGAAAGCTAAACTATCACTGGTTTGCTCATCATTACCTACCCCAGCAAAAAGGCAAAAACCTTCAACACAACATGTTGGCAGTATTGCAGATCGGAAAAGGAAACTACAG GATAGTGGTAAACATGCTGCAAGTACTACCTCAAGTGTGAAAGCATTGCGGCCTA GTCGCAACAAAGGATGTGGAGATTGTGATGGGTGCACAGCAGAGAATTGTGGAAGATGTAAGCATTGCAGGGATATGAAGAAATTTGGAGGCAAAGGACGAAGAAAGCAAAAGTGCTTGGCTCATTGTTGTACCCTGCAGCATAAGAAA AACAATACAGGAGGATTTGAGGACCCAGAAAGTTCATTGAAAGATGTACAGAGAAAGCTACTACCCATATGTGCTGATGGAAACTGTATGTTTCGATCGTTTTCTGTAATAATGTATGGTTCAGAGGTATTTCACACAAAAGTTCGAATGGTACTACACAAGTACATCATGGAAAACCAAAAAGATTTTAGTACATATGTGTCTGGAGAAATGGTAACTCACTTGAAGAGCTCAATGGAGCTTGGAAGATGGGGAACTCACGTGGAATTAAAGGCAGCAGCTGGAATTACTCAACTGCCAATCTATGTTTATACTCCAACATTAAGGGCAGATGGACAGTATGCTTGGAACAAGATAGTGCCTTGCACACATTCCCCACCATTGGATACAGTTTCTATTCCTGATCACTTGAAAGATCTGGGCTTAAATCATATCGAACTATGTCACACTAAAGGGATACATTATGACATAATTGTTTGTGCAGATGGTTCCTACCCTGGAGACATTCCAAAACACACCTTTTGTATGTGA